One genomic window of Cannabis sativa cultivar Pink pepper isolate KNU-18-1 chromosome 2, ASM2916894v1, whole genome shotgun sequence includes the following:
- the LOC133034508 gene encoding uncharacterized mitochondrial protein AtMg00810-like — protein sequence MVTLKLLLAISNIKQWHTLQIDINNAFLNGDLNEEVYMALPPGLTDSDHDSTGTKLVCKLHKSIYGLRQSSRQWYKKLTAALIQEGFKQSKADYTLFTRGTNDSFIALLVYVDDIVITGPNIHILHQLQTTLNQQFKLKALGQLKYFLGFEIARASTGLFLSQRQYTLQLLEDNGYIGCKPAKAPMDPRTKLDDQQGELLANPSEYRQLIGKLLYLTLSRPDITFAVNNLSQFMSAPRTPHMQAVSHLLRYLKGSPGQGLLYPANSSMHLRGFSDSDWASCPVTRRSTTGFCIFLGDCLISWKTKKQPTISKSSAEAEYRALAATTSEITWLQYLLQDFQIPQHKQAFIYCDNQSAIHIANNPTFHERTKHIELDCHFIRDKINNSTIRLIPVSSNLQLADAFTKPLPSTTLTTHTTKMSVYDIYSPP from the coding sequence ATGGTCACTCTTAAACTTCTTCTAGCTATTTCTAATATCAAACAATGGCATACACTACAAATCGACATAAATAATGCTTTTCTAAACGGAGACCTCAATGAGGAGGTCTATATGGCACTACCTCCTGGACTAACCGATTCTGACCATGACTCTACAGGTACCAAACTCGTGTGTAAACTCCACAAGTCGATCTACGGTCTACGTCAATCTTCACGACAATGGTACAAGAAGCTCACGGCAGCTCTCATCCAAGAAGGCTTCAAACAATCCAAAGCCGACTATACTCTCTTCACTCGAGGCACCAATGACAGTTTCATAGCACTCCTTGTGTACGTTGATGACATTGTCATCACTGGTCCAAATATTCACATTTTGCACCAGCTACAGACCACTCTCAATCAACAATTCAAACTTAAGGCACTCGGTCAGCTCAAGTATTTTCTCGGATTCGAAATTGCGAGAGCTTCTACTGGCCTTTTCCTCTCTCAGCGACAATATACGCTTCAGTTACTCGAAGATAATGGCTACATTGGGTGCAAACCAGCAAAAGCCCCCATGGATCCTAGAACCAAATTGGATGACCAACAAGGCGAGCTTCTGGCCAATCCTTCAGAATATAGACAGCTCATTGGCAAGCTCCTCTATTTGACTTTATCTAGGCCTGATATTACCTTCGCAGTAAACAACTTGAGCCAGTTTATGTCTGCTCCTAGAACACCTCATATGCAGGCTGTGTCTCATTTACTTCGGTATCTCAAAGGAAGTCCTGGGCAGGGATTACTATATCCTGCTAACTCCTCTATGCATCTCAGAGGTTTTTCAGACTCGGATTGGGCTTCTTGTCCCGTTACAAGACGCTCAACTACcggtttttgtatttttctcggTGATTGTCTCATCTCTTGGAAGACCAAGAAGCAACCTACCATTTCCAAGAGTTCTGCTGAAGCTGAATATCGGGCACTTGCAGCCACCACCAGTGAGATTACTTGGCTTCAATATCTTCTCCAAGATTTCCAAATTCCACAACACAAACAAGCATTtatctattgtgataatcagTCGGCAATCCACATTGCAAACAACCCCACCTTTCACGAGCGCACCAAACATATCGAGCTAGATTGTCACTTCATTCGCGACAAAATCAACAACTCAACCATTCGATTAATACCTGTTTCCAGCAATCTACAGTTAGCCGATGCCTTCACCAAACCTTTGCCTTCCACTACTCTCACTACTCATACTACCAAGATGTCTGTATATGACATATACAGTCCACCTTGA